The following are from one region of the Bradyrhizobium sediminis genome:
- a CDS encoding SCO family protein yields MTDRTPRMLASRPLVIIAAFAGSLVVGLLLMLWAVGGLRNVATPAAIGGPFQLADQAGQIVTEKNLKGRPTLIFFGFTHCPDVCPTALFEISEVLKAMGKDADRVNAFFVSVDPERDTPAAMKDYLSSFDPHLKGLTGDPEAVAKVISAYRVYARKVPTKDGGDYTMDHTALIYLMDRDGKFVSPFNIKRTPEEAAADLKRYL; encoded by the coding sequence ATGACGGATCGGACCCCCCGCATGCTGGCCAGCCGGCCGCTGGTCATTATCGCCGCATTCGCCGGAAGCCTGGTGGTTGGCCTCCTGCTGATGCTGTGGGCGGTTGGCGGCTTGCGCAATGTGGCGACGCCTGCCGCCATCGGCGGGCCGTTTCAACTGGCCGACCAGGCCGGTCAGATCGTGACCGAAAAGAACCTCAAGGGCCGCCCGACGCTGATCTTCTTCGGCTTCACCCATTGCCCCGACGTGTGCCCGACCGCGCTGTTCGAGATTTCCGAGGTGTTGAAGGCGATGGGCAAGGATGCCGACCGCGTCAACGCCTTCTTCGTCTCGGTCGATCCCGAGCGCGACACCCCCGCGGCCATGAAGGATTATCTGTCGAGCTTCGATCCGCATCTCAAAGGGCTGACCGGCGATCCCGAGGCGGTGGCCAAGGTGATTTCCGCCTATCGGGTCTATGCCCGCAAGGTCCCGACCAAGGATGGCGGCGACTACACCATGGATCACACCGCCCTGATCTACCTGATGGACCGCGACGGCAAGTTCGTCTCGCCGTTCAATATCAAGCGGACGCCCGAGGAGGCCGCGGCCGACCTCAAGCGTTACCTCTGA
- a CDS encoding transporter substrate-binding domain-containing protein, translated as MQPQIIPLSALRTARAVLAAAGIALAVALSGGTALAQIPAKPAVEAAPQAVPGFWDPRRRPDRPDLSRLTVIRFLTETDYPPFNFTGPDGNPAGFNVDLARLLCEEIKVTCTIQMRRFETLLDAIASNRGDAIIASLAVTPQLRARVDFTDPYYRAPARFVSRRDAVMPEVRPEYLEGKKIGAVAGTSHEAYLKAMFTDAELHPYPNDDALRLALRRGEVDFIFGDAISLAFWINGTDSAECCAFSGGPFVESRYFGEGIGIGVRKGNDLLRQALNWALFRLWEKGRYTDLWLRYFSVSPF; from the coding sequence ATGCAGCCGCAGATCATCCCGCTTTCAGCGCTTCGAACCGCCCGTGCCGTCCTGGCGGCGGCCGGCATTGCGCTGGCTGTGGCGCTGTCCGGCGGCACGGCGCTGGCGCAAATCCCGGCCAAGCCCGCGGTGGAGGCGGCCCCGCAGGCGGTGCCCGGCTTCTGGGACCCGCGCCGGCGTCCGGACCGGCCGGACCTGTCCCGCCTCACGGTGATCCGGTTCCTGACCGAAACCGATTATCCGCCGTTCAACTTCACCGGTCCCGACGGCAATCCGGCCGGCTTCAATGTCGACCTGGCCAGATTGCTTTGCGAAGAGATCAAGGTCACCTGCACCATCCAGATGCGGCGCTTCGAAACGCTATTGGATGCGATCGCGAGCAACCGCGGCGACGCCATCATCGCCTCGCTGGCGGTGACGCCGCAACTGCGCGCCCGGGTCGATTTCACCGATCCCTATTACCGCGCGCCGGCGCGGTTCGTGTCGCGGCGCGACGCCGTGATGCCGGAGGTGCGCCCCGAATATCTCGAAGGCAAGAAGATCGGGGCCGTCGCCGGCACTTCGCATGAGGCCTATCTCAAGGCCATGTTCACCGACGCCGAACTGCATCCCTACCCCAACGACGACGCGCTGCGGCTGGCGCTGCGACGGGGCGAGGTCGATTTCATTTTCGGCGACGCGATCTCGCTGGCGTTCTGGATCAACGGCACCGACTCGGCCGAATGCTGCGCGTTCTCGGGCGGACCGTTCGTCGAGAGCCGCTACTTCGGCGAGGGCATCGGCATCGGCGTGCGCAAGGGCAACGACCTGTTGCGGCAGGCGCTGAACTGGGCGCTGTTCCGGCTCTGGGAAAAAGGCCGCTACACCGATCTGTGGCTGCGCTATTTTTCGGTCAGCCCGTTCTAG
- a CDS encoding lysine--tRNA ligase has translation MSTIDLAVSPGDLRALAEQSNAWPFEQAKTIVARLKKQPKDEVLFETGYGPSGLPHIGTFGEVARTTMVRHAFRVLTEDKIKTRLLAFSDDMDGLRKVPDNVPNRELLEKNIGKPLTRVPDPFGTHPSFGAHNNARLRAFLDTFGFDYEFASSTDYYTSGKFDAALLRMLERFDAVMKVMLPSLREERAASYSPFLPICPRTGAVLYVPIVEHDVKAGTVSYDDPETKERVTLPVTGGHCKLQWKPDWAMRWFALGVDYEMAGKDLIDSVKLSGKICSALGGLPPEGFNYELFLDDKGQKISKSKGNGLTIDEWLRYASPESLSLFMYREPKAAKRLYFDVIPRNVDDYQQFLEGFPRQDGKQQLANPVWHIHAGHPPKADMPVTFQLLLTLVSSSNAENAETLWGFIGRYRPGVTPQSHPKLDALVGYAINYYRDFVAPTKKFREPTDSERAALQDLRDALSNMPAASTAEDIQNVVYEIGRREPFLDAIKKGKDGRPGVSLDWFNMLYQVLLGQEKGPRFGSFVAVYGLTNAVAMIDGALARSA, from the coding sequence ATGTCCACGATCGATCTTGCCGTCAGCCCGGGCGATTTGCGCGCGCTCGCCGAACAATCCAACGCCTGGCCGTTTGAGCAGGCAAAAACGATTGTCGCGCGGCTGAAAAAGCAACCGAAGGACGAAGTGCTGTTCGAGACCGGCTATGGTCCGTCGGGCCTGCCGCATATCGGCACCTTCGGCGAGGTCGCGCGCACCACCATGGTGCGCCACGCCTTTCGCGTGCTGACCGAGGACAAGATCAAGACCCGGCTGCTGGCGTTTTCCGACGACATGGACGGCCTGCGCAAGGTGCCGGACAACGTGCCGAACAGGGAACTGCTGGAAAAGAATATCGGCAAGCCGCTGACGCGGGTGCCGGATCCGTTCGGCACCCATCCGAGTTTCGGCGCGCACAACAATGCGCGGCTGCGCGCGTTTCTCGACACCTTCGGCTTCGACTACGAGTTTGCCAGCTCGACCGATTACTACACGAGCGGAAAATTCGATGCGGCGCTGCTGCGCATGCTGGAGCGGTTCGACGCAGTGATGAAGGTAATGCTGCCGTCGTTGCGCGAAGAACGCGCCGCGAGCTATTCCCCGTTCCTCCCCATTTGCCCGCGGACCGGCGCGGTGCTGTATGTGCCGATCGTCGAACATGACGTGAAGGCCGGGACGGTCTCCTACGACGACCCCGAAACAAAAGAGCGCGTCACGCTCCCGGTCACCGGCGGCCATTGCAAGCTGCAATGGAAGCCGGACTGGGCGATGCGCTGGTTCGCGCTCGGCGTCGACTATGAAATGGCCGGCAAGGACCTGATCGATTCGGTCAAGCTGTCGGGCAAGATCTGCTCAGCGCTCGGCGGCCTGCCGCCGGAAGGCTTCAATTACGAGCTGTTCCTCGACGACAAGGGCCAGAAGATTTCGAAGTCGAAGGGCAACGGGCTCACCATCGACGAATGGCTGCGCTATGCCTCGCCGGAATCGCTGTCGCTGTTCATGTATCGCGAGCCGAAGGCGGCGAAGCGGCTGTATTTCGACGTGATCCCGCGCAACGTCGACGACTACCAGCAGTTCCTCGAAGGCTTTCCGCGCCAGGATGGCAAGCAGCAGCTCGCCAACCCGGTCTGGCACATCCATGCCGGCCATCCGCCCAAGGCCGACATGCCGGTCACGTTCCAGCTGCTGCTGACGCTGGTGTCGTCGTCGAATGCGGAGAATGCCGAGACCCTGTGGGGCTTCATCGGCCGCTATCGCCCCGGCGTCACGCCGCAGAGCCATCCGAAGCTGGACGCGCTGGTCGGCTACGCCATCAACTATTATCGCGACTTCGTGGCGCCGACCAAGAAGTTCCGCGAGCCCACCGACAGCGAACGCGCGGCGCTGCAGGATCTGCGCGACGCGCTGTCGAACATGCCGGCGGCATCGACCGCCGAGGATATCCAGAACGTGGTCTACGAGATCGGCCGCCGCGAGCCGTTCCTCGACGCGATAAAAAAGGGCAAGGATGGCCGGCCCGGCGTCTCGCTCGACTGGTTCAACATGCTTTACCAAGTGCTGCTCGGTCAGGAAAAAGGCCCGCGCTTCGGCTCCTTCGTCGCGGTCTATGGGCTCACGAATGCGGTGGCGATGATCGACGGCGCGCTGGCAAGATCGGCTTGA
- a CDS encoding class II aldolase/adducin family protein, producing the protein MQFRVSPKSLQDSVDAEQWRARVDLAAAHRLAYMHGFSEGIFNHLTFVVPGRSDRYYQIPFGMHWSEVTASSFMEVGVDDGEVKSGEGEVERSCYCIHAPIHKALPQAKAVFHTHMPYASALTRLEDPRIKEIGQTEVGLSGAIAYDDEYTGPALDPAEGARLARVIGDKTVLFMANHGISTVGATVADAYDKLYYVERVAQVQIYAMWTGQPLKRLPAHVVEKTRRDFMDDHLYKGPTPAQRHFDALKRILDRKEPDYAT; encoded by the coding sequence ATGCAGTTCAGGGTTTCGCCGAAGTCGCTTCAGGACAGTGTTGATGCCGAGCAATGGCGGGCGCGGGTCGACCTCGCGGCGGCGCACCGGCTGGCCTACATGCATGGTTTCAGCGAAGGCATCTTCAACCATCTGACCTTCGTGGTGCCGGGCCGCAGCGACCGCTACTACCAGATCCCGTTCGGGATGCACTGGTCGGAGGTCACCGCCTCGTCCTTCATGGAGGTCGGCGTCGACGACGGCGAGGTCAAAAGCGGCGAGGGGGAGGTGGAGCGCTCCTGCTATTGCATCCACGCGCCGATCCACAAGGCGCTGCCGCAGGCGAAAGCGGTGTTCCACACCCACATGCCCTATGCGAGCGCGCTGACGCGTCTGGAAGATCCGCGCATCAAGGAGATCGGCCAGACCGAGGTCGGCCTATCCGGCGCCATTGCCTATGACGACGAATACACCGGCCCGGCGCTCGATCCTGCCGAGGGCGCCCGGCTCGCCAGGGTGATCGGCGACAAGACGGTGCTGTTCATGGCCAATCACGGCATCTCGACGGTCGGTGCAACCGTCGCCGATGCCTATGACAAGCTCTATTATGTCGAGCGCGTCGCGCAGGTTCAGATTTACGCGATGTGGACCGGGCAACCCCTGAAGCGGCTTCCTGCCCATGTGGTCGAGAAGACCCGGCGCGACTTCATGGACGATCATCTCTACAAGGGGCCGACCCCGGCGCAGCGGCACTTCGATGCCTTGAAGCGCATCCTCGACCGCAAGGAGCCGGACTACGCGACGTAG
- a CDS encoding carbonic anhydrase, whose protein sequence is MNRRHALRALAGLALCPLCTQQGIAAEGHHWSYEGAGGPAKWGDLDAASKVCGIGSQQSPIDIGTTVKSQLPALKFNWAKTAAADTIVNNGHTIQLNFAKGSTLTLGDVKYELQQVHFHRPSEHLIGGRNFPMEAHFVHRAETGALAVVGVLMATGKPNAAFSKIISTMPMKEGPAVKADPGIDPNALLPAKLGYYRYPGSLTTPPCSETVEWLVLTQPIQVAEANVAAFARLYPMNARPVQKDNRRYVLQSS, encoded by the coding sequence ATGAATCGTCGCCATGCGCTGAGGGCGTTGGCGGGCCTCGCGCTTTGCCCGCTCTGCACGCAACAGGGAATTGCCGCGGAAGGCCACCACTGGAGTTATGAAGGCGCCGGCGGCCCGGCGAAATGGGGCGACCTCGACGCCGCCAGCAAGGTCTGCGGCATCGGCTCGCAGCAATCGCCGATCGATATCGGCACGACGGTCAAGTCGCAATTGCCGGCGCTCAAGTTCAACTGGGCCAAAACCGCCGCCGCCGACACCATCGTCAACAACGGCCACACCATCCAGCTCAATTTCGCCAAAGGCAGCACGCTGACGCTCGGCGACGTCAAATATGAATTGCAGCAGGTGCATTTTCACCGGCCGAGCGAGCATCTGATCGGAGGCAGGAATTTTCCGATGGAGGCCCATTTCGTGCACCGTGCCGAAACCGGCGCGCTTGCCGTGGTCGGCGTGTTGATGGCGACCGGCAAGCCGAACGCCGCCTTCAGCAAGATCATCTCGACCATGCCCATGAAGGAAGGGCCGGCCGTCAAGGCCGACCCCGGCATCGATCCCAATGCACTGCTTCCGGCCAAGCTCGGCTACTACCGCTATCCCGGTTCGCTGACGACGCCGCCCTGTTCGGAGACCGTCGAATGGCTGGTGCTGACCCAACCGATCCAGGTAGCGGAAGCCAATGTCGCGGCTTTCGCCAGGCTCTATCCGATGAACGCCCGCCCGGTGCAGAAGGACAACCGCCGCTACGTGCTGCAGTCGAGCTGA
- a CDS encoding S24 family peptidase, which produces MLTHEQVWTAMDRLAERAGITASALAKRAGLDPTTFNKSKRITPEGRERWPSTESVAKALAATNTSIDTFVQLIGDSPRAVQSVPLLGFAQAGAGGYFDDGGHPAGKGWDEVGLPAVNDEHAYALEISGDSMRPAYRDGDIIVVSPGTPIRRGDRVVVKTTGGEVMVKELKRRTAKTLELASLNPAHADRTLAAGDVAWIARIVWASQ; this is translated from the coding sequence ATGCTGACCCACGAGCAGGTCTGGACCGCGATGGACCGGCTGGCCGAACGCGCCGGAATTACGGCCTCGGCGCTCGCCAAGCGCGCCGGCCTCGACCCGACCACCTTCAACAAGTCCAAGCGCATCACCCCCGAGGGCCGCGAACGCTGGCCTTCCACCGAATCGGTCGCCAAGGCGCTCGCCGCCACCAACACCTCCATCGACACCTTCGTGCAGCTGATCGGCGACAGCCCGCGGGCCGTGCAGTCGGTGCCGCTGCTCGGCTTCGCGCAGGCGGGAGCCGGCGGCTATTTCGACGATGGCGGACACCCTGCCGGCAAGGGCTGGGACGAAGTGGGCCTGCCCGCCGTCAACGACGAGCACGCCTACGCGCTGGAGATCTCCGGCGATTCGATGAGACCGGCCTATCGCGACGGCGACATCATCGTGGTGTCGCCGGGCACGCCGATCCGCCGCGGCGACCGCGTGGTGGTGAAAACCACCGGCGGCGAGGTGATGGTCAAGGAATTGAAGCGGCGGACCGCCAAGACGCTGGAGCTGGCATCGCTGAATCCGGCCCATGCCGACCGCACGCTGGCGGCGGGCGACGTAGCGTGGATCGCGCGCATCGTGTGGGCGAGCCAGTAA
- a CDS encoding DUF952 domain-containing protein, translating into MRRIYKICPASAWREAERQGVYRGSADDARDGFIHFSLASQVAETARKHFFGQIGLFLVAVDADALGEALRWERSRNDELFPHLYGELDLGVVIAIFDMQARADGYHHIPELEP; encoded by the coding sequence GTGCGCAGGATCTACAAAATCTGTCCCGCCTCGGCCTGGCGCGAGGCCGAGCGGCAAGGCGTGTACCGCGGCAGCGCCGACGATGCGCGCGACGGCTTCATTCATTTCTCGCTCGCCTCGCAGGTGGCCGAGACGGCGAGGAAGCACTTCTTCGGTCAGATCGGGCTGTTCCTGGTCGCGGTCGATGCCGATGCGCTGGGTGAGGCGCTGCGCTGGGAACGTTCGCGCAATGACGAGCTGTTTCCGCATCTCTACGGCGAACTCGACCTCGGCGTGGTGATCGCCATCTTCGACATGCAGGCGCGCGCCGACGGATACCATCACATTCCGGAGCTGGAGCCGTGA
- a CDS encoding quinone-dependent dihydroorotate dehydrogenase — protein MIRAFDAFSLPLLRWFDPEDAHRLAIQGLRLLPPVRPRPDDPKLAVRAFGLNFPNPVGMAAGFDKSAEVPDALLRLGFGFVEIGTVTPRPQGGNPRPRLFRLERDEAVINRMGFNNDGAEAVLRRLAARANLGGIVGVNVGANKDSADRVADYVKLIETFAPVASYFTVNVSSPNTPGLRNLQQASALDDLLAKVIDARERVRRNAGDSPVLLKIAPDLSLAELDDVVNIARSRRVDGMIVANTTLARPATLREQARAREQGGLSGRPLFRLSTRMVAETYVRAEGAFPLIGVGGIDSGGAALTKIRAGASLIQLYSSLIYKGLGLVENIKNDLASTLLRTGRDSLSEIVGADAATITAEDWPV, from the coding sequence GTGATCCGCGCCTTCGACGCCTTTTCGCTGCCGCTGTTGCGCTGGTTCGATCCGGAGGACGCGCATCGCCTGGCGATCCAGGGGCTGCGGCTGCTGCCGCCGGTGCGGCCGCGGCCGGACGATCCAAAACTGGCGGTGCGGGCGTTCGGGCTGAATTTCCCCAATCCGGTCGGCATGGCGGCGGGCTTCGACAAGAGCGCGGAAGTCCCCGATGCGCTGCTGCGGCTCGGTTTCGGCTTCGTTGAAATCGGCACGGTGACGCCGCGTCCCCAGGGCGGCAATCCGCGGCCGCGGCTGTTCCGGCTGGAACGCGACGAAGCCGTCATTAATCGCATGGGGTTCAACAATGACGGCGCCGAAGCGGTGCTGCGGCGGCTGGCGGCGCGCGCCAATCTCGGCGGCATCGTCGGGGTCAATGTCGGCGCCAACAAGGATTCCGCAGATCGTGTCGCCGACTATGTCAAACTGATCGAAACCTTTGCGCCGGTGGCGAGCTATTTCACCGTCAACGTGTCGTCGCCGAATACGCCGGGCCTGCGCAATCTGCAGCAGGCATCCGCGCTCGACGATCTCCTGGCCAAGGTGATCGATGCGCGCGAGCGGGTGCGGCGGAACGCCGGCGACTCGCCGGTGCTGCTCAAGATCGCGCCGGATCTCAGTCTCGCCGAGCTCGACGATGTCGTTAACATCGCCCGCTCGCGCCGCGTCGACGGCATGATCGTGGCCAATACCACGCTGGCGCGGCCTGCCACCTTGCGCGAACAGGCCCGCGCCAGGGAGCAGGGCGGCCTGTCGGGCCGGCCGTTGTTCCGGCTGTCGACGCGGATGGTGGCCGAGACCTACGTGCGCGCCGAGGGCGCGTTTCCGCTGATCGGCGTCGGCGGCATCGATTCCGGCGGCGCCGCGCTGACCAAGATCCGCGCCGGCGCCAGCCTGATCCAGCTTTATTCGTCGCTGATCTACAAGGGCCTCGGCCTGGTCGAGAACATCAAGAACGACCTTGCCTCGACGCTGCTGCGCACCGGCCGCGACTCGCTGTCGGAAATCGTCGGCGCCGATGCCGCGACCATCACCGCCGAGGACTGGCCGGTTTAG
- a CDS encoding MBL fold metallo-hydrolase has translation MQLQFVGCGDAFGSGGRSNTCFHVTGDHVNFLIDCGASSLPALKRQGIIRDGIDLILITHFHGDHFGGLPFLLLDAQFARRTRPLVVAGPEGIEARLAQVMEALFENSSKTKQRFELSVVALRPEEKRSFGAVEVTPYPVVHGESGGPFLAYRVEAGGRVIAYSADTEWTETLIPAARDADLFIAEAYYYDRIVKNHLSLTTLEAHLAEIRPKRLVLTHMSDDMLGRLDTLAYAAASDGMIVEL, from the coding sequence ATGCAACTGCAATTTGTCGGCTGCGGCGACGCGTTCGGCTCCGGCGGCAGGTCCAATACCTGCTTCCATGTCACCGGCGATCACGTCAATTTCCTGATCGATTGCGGCGCCTCGTCGCTGCCGGCGCTGAAGCGGCAGGGCATTATCCGCGACGGCATCGACCTCATTCTGATCACGCATTTCCACGGCGATCATTTCGGCGGGCTGCCGTTCCTGCTGCTGGATGCGCAGTTCGCCCGCCGGACCCGCCCGCTGGTCGTCGCCGGGCCGGAAGGAATCGAGGCGCGGCTGGCGCAAGTGATGGAAGCGCTGTTCGAGAATTCATCGAAGACCAAACAGCGCTTCGAGCTGTCGGTCGTCGCGCTCAGGCCGGAAGAAAAGCGCAGTTTCGGCGCGGTCGAGGTCACGCCCTACCCGGTGGTGCATGGCGAATCCGGCGGGCCCTTTCTGGCCTACCGGGTCGAAGCCGGGGGCCGCGTCATCGCCTACAGCGCCGACACCGAATGGACGGAGACGCTGATCCCGGCGGCGCGCGACGCCGACCTGTTCATTGCCGAAGCCTATTATTACGACAGGATCGTGAAGAACCACCTCAGCCTGACGACGCTGGAGGCGCATCTCGCCGAGATCAGGCCGAAGCGGCTGGTGCTCACCCACATGAGCGACGACATGCTGGGACGGCTGGATACGCTGGCCTACGCCGCGGCGAGCGACGGTATGATTGTCGAGTTATAG
- a CDS encoding MATE family efflux transporter, whose product MVANLTTPLIGIVSTTAIGRLGDATSLGGVAMASVLFDCLFWLFAFLRMSTVAFTAQSLGAGEMHELRAILVRGLIVAALVGAGLIALQIPLAAILLGAMGGSEGVTRAARTYFAIRIWSAPLALANYVVLGWLIGQARATLALGVQIAINLINMVATLLLVLTLDLGIAGAAMAALIAEALGLLIGVAIAHNLAQDHLPLSRATLFDRDTLMRMLAVNRDIMIRTAALIAAFLFFTAQGARSGDVTLAANAVLHNFLLISAFFLDGLANAAEQLCGRAYGARARDEFSGAVRLVVFWGFGFALAVTAAFALFGPALIDMMTASPDVRRIARDFLVFVILSPSLAVFAFAFDGVYIGATWARDMRNLMVASLAIFLAAWLALRSFGNTGLWGALLVHYAARGGLQALRYPAMLRASFRQAPLPG is encoded by the coding sequence ATGGTCGCGAACCTGACGACGCCGCTGATCGGCATCGTCTCGACCACCGCGATCGGCCGGCTCGGCGACGCCACGTCGCTGGGCGGGGTCGCGATGGCGTCGGTGCTGTTCGACTGCCTGTTCTGGCTGTTCGCCTTCCTGCGCATGAGCACCGTTGCCTTCACCGCGCAGTCGCTCGGCGCCGGCGAGATGCACGAACTGCGCGCGATCCTGGTGCGCGGACTGATCGTCGCGGCGCTGGTCGGCGCCGGCCTGATTGCCCTGCAGATCCCGCTTGCCGCCATCCTGCTCGGCGCCATGGGCGGCAGCGAGGGCGTGACGCGAGCGGCAAGAACCTATTTTGCGATCCGGATCTGGTCGGCGCCGCTGGCGCTGGCGAACTATGTCGTGCTCGGCTGGCTGATCGGACAGGCCCGCGCGACGCTGGCGCTCGGGGTGCAGATCGCGATCAATCTCATCAACATGGTGGCGACCTTGCTGCTGGTGCTGACGCTCGATCTTGGCATTGCGGGCGCCGCGATGGCCGCGCTGATCGCCGAAGCCCTCGGGCTCCTGATCGGCGTCGCGATCGCGCACAATCTCGCGCAGGATCATTTGCCGCTGTCGCGGGCCACCCTGTTCGACCGCGACACGCTCATGCGAATGCTGGCCGTCAACCGCGACATCATGATCCGCACCGCGGCGCTGATTGCGGCGTTCCTGTTCTTCACCGCGCAGGGCGCGCGCTCCGGCGACGTCACGCTCGCGGCCAATGCCGTGCTGCACAATTTCCTGCTGATCAGCGCCTTCTTCCTCGACGGGCTGGCGAACGCCGCCGAACAGCTTTGCGGTCGCGCCTATGGCGCCCGCGCGCGGGATGAATTTTCTGGCGCGGTGCGGCTGGTCGTGTTCTGGGGCTTTGGCTTTGCGCTGGCGGTCACTGCCGCGTTCGCGCTGTTCGGCCCCGCGCTGATCGATATGATGACCGCAAGCCCCGACGTGCGCCGCATCGCGCGGGATTTTCTGGTATTCGTGATCCTGTCGCCGTCGCTTGCCGTGTTCGCCTTTGCCTTTGACGGCGTCTATATCGGCGCGACCTGGGCGCGCGACATGCGCAATCTGATGGTCGCCTCGCTCGCGATCTTCCTCGCGGCCTGGCTGGCGCTGCGTTCATTCGGCAACACGGGGCTGTGGGGGGCCTTGCTGGTGCACTACGCCGCGCGCGGCGGCTTGCAGGCACTGCGCTATCCGGCGATGCTGCGGGCTTCGTTCCGGCAGGCGCCGCTGCCCGGCTGA
- a CDS encoding DUF6460 domain-containing protein, which translates to MPNDTRELPAANDGLSRFLGGSPLAVAFRLVLLSILVGVVLAAIGFDPWNIIQSIRLLFQRLWDLGFDAINWLWRYFLLGAVIVVPIWLVTRLITPRGR; encoded by the coding sequence ATGCCCAACGACACCAGAGAACTGCCGGCAGCCAATGACGGCCTTTCCCGTTTTCTGGGCGGTTCGCCGCTGGCGGTGGCGTTCCGGCTGGTGCTGCTGTCGATCCTGGTCGGCGTGGTGCTCGCCGCCATCGGCTTCGATCCCTGGAATATCATCCAGAGCATCCGGCTGTTGTTCCAGCGGCTCTGGGATCTCGGCTTCGACGCCATCAACTGGCTGTGGCGATACTTCCTGCTCGGCGCCGTGATCGTGGTGCCGATCTGGCTGGTGACGCGGCTGATCACGCCGCGCGGACGTTAA
- a CDS encoding class I SAM-dependent DNA methyltransferase gives MPARLFLSSGDLMADRRFDFARDLQLKGDLAAAADLLLQATELAPNFASAWFTLGEIRERLGERDAAIAAFRKARAADPDDRHGAGLRLMLSGAEQLSAMPQAYVRALFDQYAPKFEAALVDDLGYRGPALLFKAVLSARAAVRKPAFFKRAIDLGCGTGLAATAFAREVDHFTGIDLSPRMIERARATGLYAQLEVGEMLQGLRRKPDAGADLILAADAMVYVADLASLLHEARRVLVPGGLLAFTVETHRGDGVILGEGLRYAHGAGHVRASIADAGLVLSRLEDLSARNEDNEPVPGLVVVAAKG, from the coding sequence ATGCCCGCGCGCCTGTTCCTGTCCTCCGGCGATTTGATGGCCGATCGACGGTTTGATTTTGCGCGCGATCTGCAGCTGAAGGGCGATCTCGCCGCCGCCGCCGATCTGTTGCTGCAGGCGACCGAGCTTGCGCCGAACTTTGCTTCGGCCTGGTTTACGCTCGGCGAAATCCGCGAGCGGCTCGGCGAGCGCGATGCGGCGATTGCGGCGTTTCGGAAAGCACGCGCCGCCGACCCCGATGACCGGCACGGTGCCGGCCTGCGGCTGATGCTATCGGGCGCGGAGCAGCTCTCGGCGATGCCACAGGCCTATGTGCGGGCGCTGTTCGATCAATATGCGCCGAAATTCGAGGCGGCATTGGTCGACGATCTCGGCTATCGCGGTCCGGCGCTGTTGTTCAAAGCCGTGCTGTCGGCGCGCGCTGCCGTCCGCAAGCCAGCCTTCTTCAAGCGCGCCATCGATCTCGGCTGTGGCACCGGATTGGCGGCCACTGCCTTCGCCAGGGAGGTCGACCATTTCACCGGCATCGACCTGTCGCCACGCATGATCGAGCGGGCGCGCGCCACCGGGCTCTATGCGCAGCTCGAGGTGGGCGAGATGCTGCAAGGCCTGCGCCGCAAGCCCGACGCCGGCGCCGATCTCATTCTCGCCGCCGACGCGATGGTCTATGTCGCGGATCTCGCGTCGCTGTTGCACGAGGCGAGGCGCGTGCTGGTGCCCGGCGGCCTGCTGGCCTTCACCGTCGAGACCCATCGCGGCGACGGCGTCATCCTCGGCGAGGGCCTGCGCTATGCGCACGGCGCCGGTCATGTGCGTGCGTCGATCGCCGATGCCGGCCTCGTGCTGTCGCGGCTGGAAGATCTGTCGGCGCGCAATGAGGACAACGAGCCGGTGCCCGGCCTGGTCGTGGTCGCGGCGAAGGGCTGA